The following is a genomic window from Miscanthus floridulus cultivar M001 chromosome 14, ASM1932011v1, whole genome shotgun sequence.
cctcctcgccgtggccgtggccgccgTGCGGGACCAACCCACAGACGGCCTCCttccgcgccggcgccggcgagccCTGCTGCACGGCGACGGCAGCAGCAGGTCGCCGGGGCGCCCACGCGGCGGCGCGCGGCGAAATGTACAAGACGGTCAACTCGGTCTACCTGGAAGACCCCGCCGCGGAcgacttcttctccctctccctcgccTGCGGCGACGACGGGGAGGAAGGGGCGGCTGAGGGCCGGCTCTacctccacgacgacgacgacgacgacggcagctTCTCGACCACCACGGCGTCCGAGGAGTGGTCGGAGGCCGTGATCCGCAGCCTGGGGCGGACGTCCACCGACCGCTTCTTCTTCGACCCGCCGGGCCCGCTGCCGGCGTCCAACTCCATCCTCGCCACGGCCGCAGCACCCGAGCCGGCGAGGAAGGCACTCCCCCCGGCGGAGACGGAGGAGGAGAAGACGACGGTAACGCGCGGCGTTCACGATGACGCCGTCAAGCagacacagcagcagcagcaaccaacGACGGCGACGTCTCTGGCGGAGCGCagcgtggcggtggcggtggactcGGGCGACCCGTACGGCGACTTCCGGGCGTCGATGGAGGAGATGGTGTCCGCGCACGGGCTCCGCGACTGGGCGGCGCTGGAGGAGCTCCTGGCGTGGTACCTCCGGATCAACGGGAAGCAGCAGCACCACCTCATCGTCGGCGCCTTCGTGGACCTGCTCCTGAGcctgtcgtcgtcgtcctcctcctcctccccgcccTCAAGTACCGCCGCCGAGACtagcaccaccaccgccaccacctcgaGCAGCAGCACGACGGCCACTACCACCAGTGTCGCCAGCGACGCCGTTGTCATAACcggcgccgccgcagcagcagcagcggtggTGGAGCATCAGCGTGGCGGAGTGAACCATGTCGCCCCTTGCTCCTCCTGCTACTACGGCGCCGCCGCGGGCGACGTCCAGGTGGACGTGGAGGCGGCGGTGGAGGGTGACGACTGACGAGGCGAGTGCTGGAACTGACAGCGACGGCGATCGTGATCGTGCCCGCGCCACTGGTAGTGCTCCACTGCGGCTTGTCGCCTGAATGGATGACCTGCTAATCTCGAATCTCGATACCTTACCTCCTGCCTGCTGATGGTGAAAGTGTTCTGATGATGATTAACGAAGCAAATTAGTTAACGACAGGGTGATTAATTGGACGCTGTCACTACACTCTTGATCGGAG
Proteins encoded in this region:
- the LOC136505882 gene encoding transcription repressor OFP13-like, with amino-acid sequence MGKKGLVSIFSRAPSSTSTAAAASSPWPWPPCGTNPQTASFRAGAGEPCCTATAAAGRRGAHAAARGEMYKTVNSVYLEDPAADDFFSLSLACGDDGEEGAAEGRLYLHDDDDDDGSFSTTTASEEWSEAVIRSLGRTSTDRFFFDPPGPLPASNSILATAAAPEPARKALPPAETEEEKTTVTRGVHDDAVKQTQQQQQPTTATSLAERSVAVAVDSGDPYGDFRASMEEMVSAHGLRDWAALEELLAWYLRINGKQQHHLIVGAFVDLLLSLSSSSSSSSPPSSTAAETSTTTATTSSSSTTATTTSVASDAVVITGAAAAAAAVVEHQRGGVNHVAPCSSCYYGAAAGDVQVDVEAAVEGDD